The nucleotide sequence CGTGTTTGCGAACCAGCGATACCGCCCACGGGACGATGACGACGATGACAAGGGGCTTTGCGATCTGATGCTTCCGGCCGCGGAACAGGCTCCCGAGGGGGGCTTCCCCACCGTGATCATCGTTCACGGGGGCGCGTGGATGAGTGGCGACAAATGGGCCACCCAAGGTTACGCCCGCGTTTTGGCCGATCGCGGCTACGCCACGATCAATATCAACTATCGCTTGGCGCCACGTCACAAATTTCCCTCCCAAGTCGACGATGTGCGCGAGGCGCTCGTGTGGGCGTGTGAAAATGCGAACCGGTTCTCGCTTGACCTCCGCCGTCTAGGGCTGTTTGGCTATTCCGCGGGCGGGCATCTGTCGCTTCTGGTTTCGCTCATTGGCGATGAATCGATTGAAACAAAACTCGCCACAAGCGATTGGCCGCATGATGATCATCGTTGGCGAAAATTGCCGGCGATCCATGCCGTTTGTGTCGGCGGACCGCCTTGCGACTTTCGTAACTTGCCACCACAGAACACCGGACTCGCCTATTTCTTGGGAGGTTCACGCAGTGAAAAGCAACGTGTCTACGAAGCCGCCTCTCCGATCGTGCACATCTCCGCCGCAGATCCTCCCGTGCATCTGATTCACGGCGATCAGGATTCGATTGTGCCCATTCAAAACAGTCTGCGATTTCGCGACAAGGCCAAGGCCGCCGGCCTTGTTTGTGAATTGACAACGATCGCGGGCCAAGGGCATTTGATGACGTTTTTGAATCCGCAAACGAGCAACGCGATGGTCGAATTTTTTGATCAGAACTTGGCAATCCCGTAGCGTGGCTTCGGAGCGGTTAGATGCATTCGCCCAATGCGGCCAACAAGGTGCGGACATTTCGCTTCGTTGCCGAGTGTCCCATCAATCCAATACGCCACGCCTTGCCCGCGAAGATGCCCAGTCCCCCGCCAATCTCGATGTCGAATTCGTTCAAAAGTCGGCTTCGTATCGCTGCATCGTCGATCCCCTCAGGCAGCGCGACACAATTCAACGTGTGCAGCGAATGCTGGGGGATATAACAAAACCCGAGGGCTTCGAGACCTTCGCGGAGCAATAAGTGCATCTCGCGATGACGAGTGATGCGATTTTGTAATCCTTCTTCAACGACGATGGCCAACGATTCACGCAGCGCGTAGATCATGTTGATCGGAGCGGTGTGGTGATAGGCGCGGCCTCCGTCGCCGGTGTAATAGTTCTTTAGCATCGAAACATCGAAGTACCAGCTTTGGACCTTTGTCTTTCTCGCATCAATGCGGGCGATCGCGCGATCGGAAAAGGAAACGGGCGATAAACCGGGGGGACAGGAAAGGCATTTCTGGGTTCCCGAATAAATCGCATCAATGCCCCACTCATCCACTTTTAGTTCATGACCTCCAAGCGAGGTGACGGCGTCCACCACCAACAACATCTTGGCATCGTGCACGATCTCGGCCAAACCGCTCAGGTCTTGATGTGCCCCGGTCGATGTTTCCGCATGAACGATGCCAACTAATTTCGCTTTGGGATACTTTTGCACCGCTTCGGCGATCGCTTCCTTGTCGAACGTTGCTCCCCACGGGACTTCGATCGTGTGAACCGTCGCCCCACAACGCTCCATGTTGTCCTTCATCCGTCCACCGAAGACACCATTGATGCAAACGATGACCTCGTCACCGGGTTCGATCAAATTCGTAGCGATCGCTTCCATGCCGGCCATGCCGGTCCCCGAAACGGGGAACGAAAGTAGGTTTTTGGTTTGGTAGACCTCACGAATCAATTGGCATGTTTCATCCATATACTCGATGAATTGCGGATCGAGATGTCCAAGCGTCGGAGCACTCATCGCACGCAAGATCCTTGCCGGCACCGTGCTTGGCCCAGGCCCCATCAGGATGCGTTCACGAGGATTCAGCGGAGCGAAGGGGGAAGTCGGCATCGGGATGTCTTCGAGATTCGAGGGAAAGAGTCGAGGGAGAAGGAGAGCCCGAAAAAGGAGGGGCGCACAACGTCGAGGCCCCTATCTTATCGATTTTCTCTCTACCATTCGACTCGAGTTTAACGCCAGTCGTCATTTGCGCTGTAAAAGACGTCTCTGCGGATCGCAACTTGGGTGCGAGCGAGCGGCAATTTTCTTTGATTGGCACCCGTACTGCGCGGGCACCTCACGCGTGGTCGAGGTATGATGTCCCACTGAAATCCCTCCATTGCCACCTGCCTCCTTTAGGATTCCATCGATGAAATTGCAGCTGTGTGCCCTGTTCGTGTTGCTTGTCGCCGTTTGCCCGGGCGCGTTGTTTGCTCAACAACGCCTCGACCCTGTTCCGCTGATTTTTGACACTGACATCGGCAATGACGTCGACGATGTCTTGGCACTGGGCATGATCCACTCGCTCCAATCTCGTGGCGAATGCGAGTTGCTGGCTGTCACGATCACGAAGGATCATGAACTTGCGGCACCGTTTGTCGACGCAGTGAATACATTCTATGGTCGCGGAGACATTCCGATCGGCGTCTGTCGCAGCGGCGTGACCCCAGCCCCAGGGAAATTCAATTTACTCGCCACCCAGCGTGATAATGGCAAGCTCCGTTATCCACACGATTTGACCTCGGGCAACGATGCTCCCGACGCCGTGGCGGTGCTACGGAAGTCGCTTGCCGATGCAAAGGATGGTTCGGTCGTGATTGCTCAAGTCGGTTTTTCTACGAACCTTGCCAACTTGTTGTCGTCAAAAGCGGATCGCGTCAGCCCGCTCTCCGGCGCCGAATTGATCAAACAGAAAGTGCGTTTGTTGTCGATCATGGCCGGTGGTTTCACCAATGGCCGCGGGGAATACAATCTGATCAAGGACATTCCGTCCGCCAAGGTCGTTGTCGCCGATTGGCCCACGCCGATGGTATGGAGCGGATATGCCGTTGGGTTGTCACTGGCCTATCCTCACCAGAGCATCCTGCGTGATTACGGATACGTCGAGCATCATCCCCTCGTGGAAGCCTACATGCTCTACCAACCACCACCGCATGACCGGCCCACGTGGGATTTAACCAGTGTGTTGTACGGGGTGCGGCCCGACCACGGCTACTTCGAGTTGTCCGAGCCTGGGCAAGTGCTGATCGCCGATGATGGGGTGACGACGTTCAAGGCCGCTGCCAATGGTCGCGATCGTTATATTTTGGTTCGCGATG is from Novipirellula galeiformis and encodes:
- a CDS encoding alpha/beta hydrolase, with protein sequence MYHAIIFLLTPPQVARHIAYPLRLTRPTRSVLRTGLRSGIGLALLGISVFCGDGSQAAPPSEPRKTQAVEAQAVEAQEPKLPPKTEAAPPGEDLAASQQPRVFANQRYRPRDDDDDDKGLCDLMLPAAEQAPEGGFPTVIIVHGGAWMSGDKWATQGYARVLADRGYATININYRLAPRHKFPSQVDDVREALVWACENANRFSLDLRRLGLFGYSAGGHLSLLVSLIGDESIETKLATSDWPHDDHRWRKLPAIHAVCVGGPPCDFRNLPPQNTGLAYFLGGSRSEKQRVYEAASPIVHISAADPPVHLIHGDQDSIVPIQNSLRFRDKAKAAGLVCELTTIAGQGHLMTFLNPQTSNAMVEFFDQNLAIP
- a CDS encoding pyridoxal-phosphate-dependent aminotransferase family protein; the protein is MPTSPFAPLNPRERILMGPGPSTVPARILRAMSAPTLGHLDPQFIEYMDETCQLIREVYQTKNLLSFPVSGTGMAGMEAIATNLIEPGDEVIVCINGVFGGRMKDNMERCGATVHTIEVPWGATFDKEAIAEAVQKYPKAKLVGIVHAETSTGAHQDLSGLAEIVHDAKMLLVVDAVTSLGGHELKVDEWGIDAIYSGTQKCLSCPPGLSPVSFSDRAIARIDARKTKVQSWYFDVSMLKNYYTGDGGRAYHHTAPINMIYALRESLAIVVEEGLQNRITRHREMHLLLREGLEALGFCYIPQHSLHTLNCVALPEGIDDAAIRSRLLNEFDIEIGGGLGIFAGKAWRIGLMGHSATKRNVRTLLAALGECI
- a CDS encoding nucleoside hydrolase — its product is MKLQLCALFVLLVAVCPGALFAQQRLDPVPLIFDTDIGNDVDDVLALGMIHSLQSRGECELLAVTITKDHELAAPFVDAVNTFYGRGDIPIGVCRSGVTPAPGKFNLLATQRDNGKLRYPHDLTSGNDAPDAVAVLRKSLADAKDGSVVIAQVGFSTNLANLLSSKADRVSPLSGAELIKQKVRLLSIMAGGFTNGRGEYNLIKDIPSAKVVVADWPTPMVWSGYAVGLSLAYPHQSILRDYGYVEHHPLVEAYMLYQPPPHDRPTWDLTSVLYGVRPDHGYFELSEPGQVLIADDGVTTFKAAANGRDRYILVRDDLRFKVLEALQLLSSQPPSK